DNA from Methanotorris formicicus Mc-S-70:
TTTGCCCCATTCTCTTCCAATGCATCAAAATTATCCCAATAGTAGAAATTAAAGACTTCATCATACGCCACTCCAATCTTGCACTTATTTTTATCTATTTCCCAAAGTTCTCCATCATTTACCTCAAAATCATCAACATCACTAATCTCGATAATTTTATCCAAATCCAAATACTTCTCAACAATCTCTGCCCAAAGATTTATTTTTTCCTCCAATGATTTTTTATTTTCTGGTGTTGGGATTAGACCGAGGTGCCTTTGGGGGACATTTAATGCCTCATCCCTTGGGATTGCTCCAATGATTTCAATGTCAGGAATGTAATGTTTTACCGCCTCTTTTAGTTTTTTTATATGCTTTTCTCCCCTAACCATGTTGAATATAACACCTTTTATATTAACTTGGCTATCAAATGCTTTAAATCCCTTTATAATTGCCGCAGCACTTCTTGTTAAACTCCTTGCGTTCATCAGTAATATAACTGGGGCGTTTAATGCTTTTGCCACTGATGCGGTACTACCAATATCATTGTATGGTGAAATGCCTTCATATAATCCTCTAACTCCTTCAATAACACTTATATCCTTATATTTTGAGTGTTTTTTGAATAAAATCCTTATCTGCTCTTCATTCATGAAAAAAGAATCCAAATTTCTTGATTTGTTATTTGTTGCTATTGTGTGGTAAGTTGGGTCTATATAATCAGGACCTACTTTGTAAGGTTGGACGTTGTATTTTTTAGACAATGCCTTCATTATTCCTGTTGATATTGTGGTTTTTCCC
Protein-coding regions in this window:
- the cfbB gene encoding Ni-sirohydrochlorin a,c-diamide synthase, with the protein product MKRVVIAGTSSMVGKTTISTGIMKALSKKYNVQPYKVGPDYIDPTYHTIATNNKSRNLDSFFMNEEQIRILFKKHSKYKDISVIEGVRGLYEGISPYNDIGSTASVAKALNAPVILLMNARSLTRSAAAIIKGFKAFDSQVNIKGVIFNMVRGEKHIKKLKEAVKHYIPDIEIIGAIPRDEALNVPQRHLGLIPTPENKKSLEEKINLWAEIVEKYLDLDKIIEISDVDDFEVNDGELWEIDKNKCKIGVAYDEVFNFYYWDNFDALEENGAKIEFFSPLNDKEIPNCDIIYIGGGYPEEFAEKLSNNKEMLEAIRNFDGKIYGECGGLMYLTNSINGIKMLGLLDCDSVMTKNVQGLSYIEGEFIEDCVIGKKGLKFRAHEFHYSKLINIREKIFAYKINRGRGIINSMDGIKKGNVLGGYAHQHCVANPYFASTMVNSVDE